The DNA sequence ATTGAGCATTCCAGTAACCAAAAGATAAGAGATATTAACAATTACCATCTGTACGGCGGCTGGCAGTCCGATTTTCAAAATAGCCGCCAGCTTATCCCGACGAATGGTAAAGTGCTTCAATTTGAAATCGAAGATAAAACGCCTCCTCTTCAAATAGATTATTGAAATCAAAAGGGAGATACCCTGCGAAAAAATGGTGGCATAGGCGGCCCCCTCGGTTCCCATGCCTAAGGGACCTACTAGAATCAGGTCCAGTACGATATTCACCGCGGCTGCGGCCGCTATGAAACAGAGAGGGCTTTTCGAATCCCCCAATCCTTTCATAACGGAGCATACGGCGTTATAGCCGAATACGAATACGGTGCCGCGGCAGATGATTTTCATATAACCACAGGCCTCCCGCATGGAGGCCGCGGGAACATTAAGCGCCTGAAAAATGGGCCTGTAGGCAAGCGACCCTAAAATTGTGACGAAAATCGAAGCGATGAGGGATATTGAAAATAAGGTCCCCGCGGTTTCACTCTCTCCCCGTTCGTCACCGGCTCCCTTATATTGAGCGGCGAGGACGGTGCCGCCCATTGTAACGCCGATACAGATGGAGTTTATGATAAAACTTATCATCGAAGCGTTACTGATCGCGGCAAGCCCAGTCTCGCCTACGATATTGCCGACAACGAGCATATCCACGATGCTGTAAAAGGACTGCAGCAGGTTGGCGGCTAACAGTGGAAAAGCAAATATAATTAATTTTTTAGAGACGCTTCCGGTCGTCAAATTTTGTTCGTCTTTCATTAAACAGCATCCTTTCCAAACGCGAACAAGCGGGGGACGAAGCATGCCCCCACTTGTAGATCCGATTTTATAAACAAAGGGCGGCAGACAAAACATTGTCTGCCGCCTATAGGTCAGAATAATAAGAATACACAAACTACAGCGCTATCTTGGAATAAGAGCGATTCTAGATATTTCTGTGTTCTTTAGGCTCCGTACAATGTTTTGAGATATTAAATTGTATGGAGCCGCAGTCAATGCAGAACTTCCCAAATAACATTGTACCCACCCTTTCACAGAATTTATCATATTCATTATGTCGGTTTGCTCCGGAGCTGTCAATAATCCCATTTTTTCAATATTTCAATATAAAATCGAAGGTGTTTTTCAGGCATTTTTTATCTCTCTTTGCACCTTCGCGGCTAATCAGCCAAATATCCCTTTTTTGTATCCGCGCCTGAGCATAAAATACAGCTCCCTCCCGTTGCTTTATACGAAAGATTTTTGCGGCTTGCTCCAGATTTTTGGGACTTAAACCTACTTTTGAAGGCCGTATAGGCCCCTCAAAATATTTCAGAAAGGTACCGTAGAAAAATCGCCGACCTAACTTTAATCTGCCAGCTGTGTAAATTTTTGCGTCGATTGCGATATTTTTAAGGTAAAAAACTGAAACACGGGTTCCTTCTTTTTCTGTAAACTTAGCGAAGTTCGTAGAAGGAAAGCTCTTTCGCACCTTTATAAATCAATAACGGAATGTCGCGATCGTCTTTGCTAATATGTGCCGCCTGTTGCCGAACATCGGTTTTGGGCGGAAGACCGCAGTATGGATGACTATTTTACAAAGTACGTAATGAACTGTCTAAGACTATATGGCAGGAGCTGTTCCGTATCTTGATGGAGATTTGGGCCCAATTCACATCGGAGAAATTGTTTTTCGGAACAAGAGCCACCCTCCTATACTTGAAGACCTCACTGACGTCATACCGAAAATCATTGCAGTCTAAATTGAAAAAGCGCTTGACGACGCGGGATTGTCTCTATACTCGCCGCTTATTGTTTTGTTGGTGTTAGAGCGTTTCTCTCGGCTTAAGGTTTGAGCTTTGGCATATTGAAAGTATTTCATGTAAAATGCTGGGAGTGTGAAGAGTTTGGAACATACGAAAAAGCTGAGAATAGGTAATTTTCATGTTAAGGACATCGTGTTTGGTGAAAAGACCTCATTCAAAAACGGCGTGCTCACGATCAATAAAGGTGAAGCTGTCGCCTCTCTGGACCCGGACAAAGAACTTAAGAACATAGATATATATATTGTCCATCCTGGTGACGAGACACGTATCCTGCCCTGCAAGGTCGGTTTGGAGCCGCGCTTCCGTCCCGACGGACGCGCCACCTTCCCTGGCGTGACCGGCGGTCTGACGATCGAAAGCTGCGGCGACGGCGACCTTTACGCGATGAAGGGCATCAACGTCATCGCCTGCGGCAAGTATTCTCAGGCTGCCGAGGGTATGCTTGATATGAGCGGCCCCGGCGCGGAGCACTCCATCTTTGCGAAGATGGTAAATCTTGTGGTATACGCGGAACTGGTCAACCCCACAAAGCTGGACCAGCCCTTCAGAAATGAGGCCCCGCTGAAGATGGCCGCCCATTATCTGGCGGATTATGTGGCCGCTTCGCTGAAGGGGCAGGAGCCGGAAGACTGGGAATGCTACGAGCTTGAGCCCGGCGCCGAAGAGGCGGAGAAGAAGGGGCTTCCGAGGGTCGCCCTCTTCTTTCAGATCAAGGCTCAGGTAGGCAAGGATAAGTTCTTTAACGAGAGAATTTTCGGTATCGACTGCGAAAACATGCTGCCCTTCCTTATGCACCCCAACGCGGTATTCGACGGACAGATCACCAGCCAAGGCGGTCTCTACGGCGAGGGCTACTGCACCTATACCTATCAGAACTGGCCGATAATCAAGCGCCTCTATCAGGAGCACGGCAAGACTATCAATTTTGTCGGAGTTGTTCCCTTCGCGGTCGACGTGCCCAACCACTTCAAGCAGACAGTAAAGGTTGCCGGCGGCGAGCTGGCCTCCCTGCTGAAGCTTGACGGCGCGATCGTCGCCTCCGTCGCCGGCGGCAGCAACTACGACGTCGACTTTTTCTTTATGTGCTCCGAGCTGGAACATCGCGGTATCAAGACGGTGGGGCTTACTCCGGAACACAGCGGCAAATCGATGCTCGATCCCATCGCCGACGCCATCGTCTCCACCGGCGACTCCGGCACGGTCTTTGAATTCCCGCCGATGAAGAATGTGATCGGCGATCTCGCCTCCGTGACACGCGACTTCTATCACGCCGCGTGGACCGCTCACGAGAAGTACGGCCCCAGTCTGCGCCCGGACGGTTCCCTGATCGTAAACGGCTGCATGATCGCGGACAGCACCAACTGCGCCGGCATCACGACCAAGACAGTGAAGGAATACTAGCTCAGACATATCGTATGGGGGGATAAATAAATGAAAAAAGTTATATTCTATGCCAACCAGTTCTTTGGCGGCGTCGGCGGAGAAAACGAGGCGGATTTTGAGCCTGTCATCAAAGAGGGTCCCGTAGGCCCGGCGCTTGCCTTTAAGGCGGCTCTGAAAGATGCCGAGGTCACGCACACCATCATCTGCGGTGACAACTTTATGGCCAGCCACAAGGACGAGGCGCTGAAGCGCATCGCCGTCTTCCTTGAAGGCAAAGAGTTCGATATCATGGCCGCCGGCCCCGCCTTCCGCGCCGGACGTTACGGCGTCTGCTGCGGCGAAATATGCAAATTCGCGCACGAGAAATATGGCGTGCAGGCGGTCACCAGCATGCACGAGGAAAATCCCGGCGTGGCGATGTTCAAAGAGGAACCCTTCTATATCATGAAGGGCGGCGCGAGCGCCGCCAAGATGCGTCAGGACGCCGCGGCGATGGCCGACATCGTCAACAAAATGATCTCCGGCGAAGAGATACTCTGGGCCGACGCCGAGGGTTACTTTCCGCACGGCATCAGAAAAGAGGTCTTTGCGGAGAAGACCGCCGGCGACCGCGCCGTCGATATGCTTCTCGCCAAACTCTCAGGTCAGCCCTACGAGACCGAACTGAAGATCGAGCCGCGCGATAACGTAGTCCCTTCCAAGGCGGTCGGCGATCTCAGCAAGGCCAAGGTCGCCTTCGTCAGCACCGGCGGACTCGTTCCCCTCGGCAACCCTGACCGCATTCCCGGCGGCACCTGCTCTATATGGGCGACCTACGACGTCACCGGGAAGGATGTTCTTGTAAAGGGAGACTTCTACAGCGTCCACTGCGGCATCAACACCGACTTCGTCAACGCCAATCCGGAGGTCCTCTTCCCTCTCTCTTCCTTCAGGGAATTTGAGAAAGCCGGCGTGATCGGCGAGCTCTGCAACACCCTCTACTCGACCACCGGCAACCTGGCCACCCTCAAGGACGCCCGCCGGATGGGCAAAGAGATCGCCGAAGCGCTCAAGAAAGAGGCGGTCGACGCCGTAGTCCTTGTCAGTACCTGAGGAAGCTGCACTCGTTGCGGCGCAACGATGGTAAAAGAGATAGACAGAGCCGGTTTCCCCATAGTGCATGTCACAAACCTTGTCTCCGTATCCAAGGTCACCGGCGCGAACCGCATAGTTCCCGGTTATGGGCTTGTATCTCCCTTCAGCGATCCCCTGCTTACGGCCGAGGAGCAGAAGGCGATGCAGAAAAATCTCGTCGAGCGCGCCCTTAAGGCGGTCTCCACGGACGTTACGGAACAGACTTTCTTCTAAACCATAAGAGTGGGCTTTGCCACGGCAAAGCCCACTTTCGCCAATGCTGTGAAGATGGGAAAATAGCGGTCCAAAATGCAGGGTGACGCTGCCGGATAGAGATATACCGAGAGGCGTCGGAGCGATTTTTTGAAAGGGGAGATGCCGGCGGAAGATGACATTTATGTAAAGGCGCAAGCAGGTTTGAATTTTGCGGGCAGCATAGGAAAATAAGGAGGAGGAAAAAATATGTTTCGTTCAAGAATTAATTTAACAGCCGCGTTTATCGTTTGCCTTAGTGTTCTTTTGTTCAGTTGCAGCACCGTCGCCGCCGCTCCGGCCTATCCAAAATTTGTCAAAATCGGCACGGGATTCCCCGGAGGCATATGGTATCCCGCTTCCGCCGTCCTGGCCTCGGAGCTGGAGGCCGCTTTGAAAAAAGCCGGTATCAACGCTCCCTGCTCCGTTCAATCCACCGGCGGCGCCTTTAATGTCTCCGCCGTGCACGAAGGCAAAGATATGGTGCTGACGCTGACCACCGCGCAGAACCAGTATCTGGCCTATAAGGGGATGGCTCCCTATGAAAAGCCGCTGACGAATCTGCGTCTGGTCGGGACCCAGGAGCTGATGCTCGCGCAGCTGATCGTTCCGGAAAAATCTGATATTAAAGATCTTAGTCAGCTGAAAAACAAGAAAGTCAACGGCGGCAAGCTTGCGTCTACCGACAGGATGATGATAGAAGCGCTCCTTAAAGCCTACGGCATGACGTTTAACGATATCAAAGCCGCGGGCGGAGAGGTCATGGCCCTTGGCTGGGACGACGCCTCCACGATGATGCAGGACGGGCATATGGACTTTATCGGTACCTACGGCGGGCTCATGCCGAGTATCGTCAACCTTATAGTGCAGCCCGGAGTCAGGTTCCTCAGTATAGATGACGCCCATGCCGACAAGGTGCTGGCCGACCCCTCGATGACCGGTTACGTGAAGGCCACCATGCAGCCTAAGACCTATGACAAGCAGAATTACCCTGTCAAGACAATCGCCATCCCCACCACCATCGTCTGCAACGCCGACCTCCCGGAAGATTTCGTCTATATTGTTACCAAGACTATCTATGAGTCCGGCTACCATAAAGATTCTTTTAAGGCCACTGAGGCGAGAGGCTGGCCGCAGATCTGTAATCCGCAGGACCTTCCCAAGGTCGCAAATATACCTCTCCACCCCGGCGCGTTAAAGTATCTCAACGAAAAGGGCATAAAGGTTAAATAAATATTAAGAGGACACCTTCCAAGCGGGAAACAGCTCTTATTGAGCTGAGCTGTTTCCTGCGTTTCGCATTTCTATTAGGGAGCTGGCTGCCGTTCAGCGGATATATTTTCGTGTCAAAAGAAATAAATCATCTGTAGATAAAAAATTTTTAAGAGGCCATAAATATGCCGGATATCTTTACCTTTCGCGTTTGCTCCTTGTGTGATTTGGCTGCCGTTTCCAAAGTATGAGGCTCGATGATATTACGAAAGTTAAGCTAAAAGGATATAAGGATATAAGGAAAAGGAGAAATAGAAATAATGGCTCACACAGAAGAATCTAATCCAACGACTGCCTGGGGATGCCTGCTTAAAGCCCGTAAGTTCGGGGCAAAAGAGATATTGGCATTTCTCATCGTCGGTTTGTCTTTTGCTTTTGTAACCTTCCATCTTTACACGGGGATGTTTGGCCACCCTGAGGCGCATTTCTACAGGTCCCTGCATCTGACCGGCGTCTTATTGTTATGCTTTATACTATTTCCCCTCAACAGGAAGTCATGGAGCGATAGTCCGAATATATGGACGGTGATCGATGTCGTATGCATCCTGTTGACGGTGGTTTTAGAAGTCTATTATCTTTGGGACATTGAAGCCTTTGAACTGCGTCAGGTCATCTCTCCCAACACTGCCGACGTCTGTATGGGGATCATCCTCTGGCTTCTGGTCCTGGAGGGTACGCGGCGTTCTTTGGGGCTGCCGATGGTGCTTATCGCTATCTTCTTCACCTTCCAGGCGCTGTACAGCGAACAGATGTTCTGGATCTTTTATGGGCCGAGCACGAGTTTGAAATCACTGGTTCTGGATATGTTCATGCAGGAGGGCGGTATCTTTGGCATGCCCCTCGGCACGATCGCCTCTTTTGTCGTCCTCTTCCTGATATTTGGCGCTTTCATGGAGGAGACCGGTACCGGACGCACCTTTACTGATCTTACCCTTGGCGCCTTCGGCGCGAAGGTCGGCGGACCCGCCAAAGCGGCGGTGGTTGGCAGCGCCTTCTTCGGCATGCTCTCAGGAAGCTCCTGTGCCAACGTTACGACCACCGGAACATTTACGATCCCCTTGATGAAAAGAGTCGGCTACGAGAGTACATATGCCGGCGGCGTTGAAGCCTGCGCCTCCACCGGCGGTATGTTTACACCGCCGATCATGGGGGCGACCGCCTTTGTCGTCGCCGCTTATTTGGGGCTTTCCTACGTAACGGTGGCGCTGGCCGCCGCCATCCCGGCGTTATGCTACTATTTCGCGCTTTTCGCCGCTGTGGACTTCCATGCCAGGAAGTCGAAAATCCCTCCTCTGAGAAAAGAGGAGATGCCGGTGGTGAAAGATGTCTTAAAAAACGGCGCACATCTGTTGATCCCGATCGCCCTCCTCGTCTATTTTCTGGTTTCGGGTTATACGGCCACCACGGCCTGTTTCTGGTCGATCCTTGGCCTGTTCCTGGTCAGCTTCCTGAAAAAATCCAGCCGTCCCGGCGCCGAAAATATAGTATCCGTTTGTGAGGCGGCGGCCAAGGCGACGGTCGTGACGGCGATGGCCTGCGCCGCGGCGGGGATCATCGTCAGCACCTCGACATTATCGGGCGTGGGGCTGAAACTGGGGACGCAGATCGTGAGTATCTCCGGCGGCCATCTGTGGCTGGCCCTGCTTCTGGCGGCAGTCCTGGCCGTAATACTGGGCATGGGGCTGACCACCACCGCGGTCTATATAATCATGGTCGTAACGGTCATTCCCCCTATCATGCAGATGGGCGTCCCCGCTCTGGCGGCTCATATGTACGCGCTCTTCTGGGGCGTGCTCTCGAATATCATACCGCCGGTGGCGATCGCCTCTTTCACCGCGGCCGGCATAGCCAAGGCCGGGCCGATGAAAACGGCGGCCAAGGGGTTCTGTATCGGCTTTCCCGGACTCCTGGTCTTTGCCACCTTCGTCTATAACCCCGGATTGATCATGATCGGCTCCGCGACAGATATTATTGTTAACAGTGTCGGATGCCTGATCGCGGTAATTTGTTTTGCGGCTGTCATGGAAGGATATGCCTTTACGAAGATCAACATCTTCCTTCGCGCCATATTGGCGGTATGTTCCATAATCTCCTTAAGCCCGCATTGGGGTCTGACCTTTGCGGGGCTGGCGGGGGGAGTTGTCATCCTAACGCTCAACTATCTCGCTTATAAAAAAGAGGGTCTTGATTTTGAACGGGGCGGAGAATTGGAGGCTTAAATAATAAACCATGAAAAGAAAATATATCAGGTGGCTGTTCCTCGTTGCTTTTGTGGTTTTCTCGGTGATCATGAAAGAATCACGTCTACTGAGTTCACGTCCCGGCATGTTCATCATCCTCTGGCTGCTGGCCTCTTATGCCGTCGTATTCGGCGTGCTCTATTTCCGCGATAAGAACGTGGTGATCGAGGCGGATTCAATCAGCGCGGAGGAGGCAAGGATCAAAGTCGGTCTCGAATAGGGGCTGGCGGAGCTATTCACAGCTCAATATCCCGTGTTGACAGGCGTTACCGAACCTTGAAAAAATAATAGCCGGAAAAAATCGAAATACGTCCGCGCCGCGCTTTGTCTGCTTTCCAAGCTCCGTTTATAATGGCGCGGCGCCCTGTTCATGAAATCCGCAGACGGCGGCAGAGAGGGGCCGTTTCGCCTGCCAGCCGGTTAAGAACTTCCGCTTCACGGCTCATGCCGGAGATAATTACGTGTACTGTCGTATATATTCAACGGGTTCTGATGTATGATGTTATCAGTTTAAAATATTGCAGCTATGAAGGGAGTGTCACGATGTTTATTATTTTTCGTACCCAGCAGTGGAATTGGCGCAATCTGCATTTTCACAAAGGGATGGAGATATTGCTGACCCTCTCCGACGGCGGCAAAATGTATATAAACAACGCGGTCTATCCCATCCGCCGGGGCTCTCTCTTTGTCATGAACAGCATGGATTTTCACCGCAGCGACGGCGCCAGCGACGAGCAGCCCTATCAGTTTTACGCGGTCAACTTTGACGCGGATGAGGTGAGTGGCGTTTCCACCGCCGAATTTGACCTAACCTCTTGTTTTCTGGATCACCGCAACTTCAACCACCGTTATCAGCTCGATGAAAATCAGCTGGAGAGGCTGCTGAAGCAGATCAAAAGGCTGGATTATTACCTCTCTCCGGAGTGTTCCGACTATGGGAAGGAGGTCTACGGCAAGATCTGTCTGGCGGAGATGCTCATACACATCAACGCGCTGTATGAGTCGACGAAAAACGAAGCCGCGCTTCCGCGCAGCAAAAAGCCACTTGACAGGATATTTCCCGTCGTCCAGTACATCCAGGAGCACTACGCGGAGGACCTTTCGCTGGAGAACCTCGCCAACACGTTCTTTATCAGCAAATCGCAGCTGTGACGCACCTTCAAAAACGTGACGGGCATCACGTTGAGAGCGTTCATCACCAACATGCGGGTGTTCAAGGCTAAGGATTTCCTGCGCGCCGGTTACAATGTGAAGATTGCGGGAGAAATGGTGGGGTTCCAGAGTACGAGCTACTTTATCAGCACGTTTACGAAGCTAGAAGGGGTATCTCCCAAACGGTACTCGAAACTCTCGTCATCATCGACCGCATTTGAATGGAGCATATCCGGTCCGTCATAACAGATATGTCCAACCGGACGCTCATCGTTTACGCGGCAGGCGGTACACGGGCGTTAAGCCCACGTACCGCCTGTAACTGTATGCGCTTCCCGCGGCGGGCGGCAGCATACTTATTTTACGAGGAGGATGAAAAATGCCTATATTGCTTGAAGAGCAGCTGAACTACCCTCTTCCCAAAATGCACAGGGTCCGGCAAAGTTTTTCCAGACCGAAGCTTGAGGACATTGAGGCGCATATAAAACTGGAGATCACTAAAAAAGAGATATCAGAGAAGATCAAGCCCGGCGCGAAGGTCGCCGTCGCCGTTGGCAGCCGGGGCATCAAAAATCTCGCGAAGATCGTGAAAGAGGTCATCGGGCAGATCAAAGAACTTGGCGGCGAACCGTTTATCATTTCCGCCATGGGCAGCCACGGCGGCGGAACGCCGGAGGGCCAGCGCGAAGTCCTCGCCTCTTACGGCATCACAGAG is a window from the Cloacibacillus sp. genome containing:
- a CDS encoding TRAP transporter fused permease subunit codes for the protein MAHTEESNPTTAWGCLLKARKFGAKEILAFLIVGLSFAFVTFHLYTGMFGHPEAHFYRSLHLTGVLLLCFILFPLNRKSWSDSPNIWTVIDVVCILLTVVLEVYYLWDIEAFELRQVISPNTADVCMGIILWLLVLEGTRRSLGLPMVLIAIFFTFQALYSEQMFWIFYGPSTSLKSLVLDMFMQEGGIFGMPLGTIASFVVLFLIFGAFMEETGTGRTFTDLTLGAFGAKVGGPAKAAVVGSAFFGMLSGSSCANVTTTGTFTIPLMKRVGYESTYAGGVEACASTGGMFTPPIMGATAFVVAAYLGLSYVTVALAAAIPALCYYFALFAAVDFHARKSKIPPLRKEEMPVVKDVLKNGAHLLIPIALLVYFLVSGYTATTACFWSILGLFLVSFLKKSSRPGAENIVSVCEAAAKATVVTAMACAAAGIIVSTSTLSGVGLKLGTQIVSISGGHLWLALLLAAVLAVILGMGLTTTAVYIIMVVTVIPPIMQMGVPALAAHMYALFWGVLSNIIPPVAIASFTAAGIAKAGPMKTAAKGFCIGFPGLLVFATFVYNPGLIMIGSATDIIVNSVGCLIAVICFAAVMEGYAFTKINIFLRAILAVCSIISLSPHWGLTFAGLAGGVVILTLNYLAYKKEGLDFERGGELEA
- a CDS encoding glycine/betaine/sarcosine/D-proline family reductase selenoprotein B, with translation MKKVIFYANQFFGGVGGENEADFEPVIKEGPVGPALAFKAALKDAEVTHTIICGDNFMASHKDEALKRIAVFLEGKEFDIMAAGPAFRAGRYGVCCGEICKFAHEKYGVQAVTSMHEENPGVAMFKEEPFYIMKGGASAAKMRQDAAAMADIVNKMISGEEILWADAEGYFPHGIRKEVFAEKTAGDRAVDMLLAKLSGQPYETELKIEPRDNVVPSKAVGDLSKAKVAFVSTGGLVPLGNPDRIPGGTCSIWATYDVTGKDVLVKGDFYSVHCGINTDFVNANPEVLFPLSSFREFEKAGVIGELCNTLYSTTGNLATLKDARRMGKEIAEALKKEAVDAVVLVSTUGSCTRCGATMVKEIDRAGFPIVHVTNLVSVSKVTGANRIVPGYGLVSPFSDPLLTAEEQKAMQKNLVERALKAVSTDVTEQTFF
- a CDS encoding glycine/sarcosine/betaine reductase component B subunit — encoded protein: MEHTKKLRIGNFHVKDIVFGEKTSFKNGVLTINKGEAVASLDPDKELKNIDIYIVHPGDETRILPCKVGLEPRFRPDGRATFPGVTGGLTIESCGDGDLYAMKGINVIACGKYSQAAEGMLDMSGPGAEHSIFAKMVNLVVYAELVNPTKLDQPFRNEAPLKMAAHYLADYVAASLKGQEPEDWECYELEPGAEEAEKKGLPRVALFFQIKAQVGKDKFFNERIFGIDCENMLPFLMHPNAVFDGQITSQGGLYGEGYCTYTYQNWPIIKRLYQEHGKTINFVGVVPFAVDVPNHFKQTVKVAGGELASLLKLDGAIVASVAGGSNYDVDFFFMCSELEHRGIKTVGLTPEHSGKSMLDPIADAIVSTGDSGTVFEFPPMKNVIGDLASVTRDFYHAAWTAHEKYGPSLRPDGSLIVNGCMIADSTNCAGITTKTVKEY
- a CDS encoding AraC family ligand binding domain-containing protein is translated as MFIIFRTQQWNWRNLHFHKGMEILLTLSDGGKMYINNAVYPIRRGSLFVMNSMDFHRSDGASDEQPYQFYAVNFDADEVSGVSTAEFDLTSCFLDHRNFNHRYQLDENQLERLLKQIKRLDYYLSPECSDYGKEVYGKICLAEMLIHINALYESTKNEAALPRSKKPLDRIFPVVQYIQEHYAEDLSLENLANTFFISKSQL
- a CDS encoding MATE family efflux transporter, coding for MKDEQNLTTGSVSKKLIIFAFPLLAANLLQSFYSIVDMLVVGNIVGETGLAAISNASMISFIINSICIGVTMGGTVLAAQYKGAGDERGESETAGTLFSISLIASIFVTILGSLAYRPIFQALNVPAASMREACGYMKIICRGTVFVFGYNAVCSVMKGLGDSKSPLCFIAAAAAVNIVLDLILVGPLGMGTEGAAYATIFSQGISLLISIIYLKRRRFIFDFKLKHFTIRRDKLAAILKIGLPAAVQMVIVNISYLLVTGMLNNFGISVAAAAGIGLKVNSFAGMPCWAIGQAVTAMAGQNMGANDIERVKKTTRIGLRLNILITLIVVITVQMFARQIIMLFEPGSQEVIKDGVLYLRVCCGINSLIYAAMYTFDSFAIGVGSANIAMINALLDAAIVRLPVGCLLAFAAGIGPLGVYIGQAISPVLPAAAGLLYFRSGLWESKRLIRYTGDGEG
- a CDS encoding TAXI family TRAP transporter solute-binding subunit; the encoded protein is MFRSRINLTAAFIVCLSVLLFSCSTVAAAPAYPKFVKIGTGFPGGIWYPASAVLASELEAALKKAGINAPCSVQSTGGAFNVSAVHEGKDMVLTLTTAQNQYLAYKGMAPYEKPLTNLRLVGTQELMLAQLIVPEKSDIKDLSQLKNKKVNGGKLASTDRMMIEALLKAYGMTFNDIKAAGGEVMALGWDDASTMMQDGHMDFIGTYGGLMPSIVNLIVQPGVRFLSIDDAHADKVLADPSMTGYVKATMQPKTYDKQNYPVKTIAIPTTIVCNADLPEDFVYIVTKTIYESGYHKDSFKATEARGWPQICNPQDLPKVANIPLHPGALKYLNEKGIKVK